The nucleotide window TTGTTAGACTAAAATAACTTTTTGTGTGAGGAGACCTTATGGCGGTTCAATGGGAACAAGCTCTAGCAGTTGGGAGCTACATTATTAAACAAAGACTCCAAGGACGCAAACGCTATCCCTTGGTATTGATGTTAGAGCCTTTATTTCGTTGTAATTTGGCTTGTTCTGGTTGTGGCAAAATTCAACACCCAGCACACATACTTAAACAGCATCTGACACCAGAGCAGTGTTTTACAGCGGTAGAAGAATGCGGCGCACCGGTGGTATCTATTCCTGGAGGAGAACCTTTACTCCATCCCCAGATGGACGAAATTGTCAAAGGACTCGTAGCGCGGAAAAAGTTTGTTTATCTGTGTACTAATGGTCTACTTTTAGAAAGGAGCTTAGCTAAGTTTGAACCTTCTCCCTATTTAACTTTTAGCGTTCACTTAGATGGGTTACAGCAATGGCACGATCAGTGTGTTGATCGCCAGGGGGTATTTGACATCGCAGTTAAAGCGATTCGAGCAGCCAAAGCTAAGGGTTTTCGCGTCACCACCAATACGACGGTATTTTCTGGGGTAGATCCTCAACAAATGCAGGAATTTTTTGATTTTCTGCAAAGCTTGGGTACTGACGGAATAATGATCTCTCCCGGTTATAGCTACGAATGGGCGCCTGATCAGGAACATTTTTTAAATCGAGAACAAACTAAAGCTTTATTCAGAGAAATTCTCAAACCTTGGAAAAATGGACAAAAAAAATGGAATTTTAACCACAATCCTCTGTTTTTAGATTTTCTGCTAGGGGAAAGAGAATACGAGTGCACTCCCTGGGGAAGTCCCAGTTATAGTGTCTTAGGCTGGCAAAAACCTTGTTATTTGCTCAATGAAGGTCATTATGCTAGCTTCAAAGAGTTACTAGAACAGACTAATTGGGGTAACTATGGACAAACTTCAGGTAATCCCAAATGTGCCGATTGTATGGTGCACTGTGGTTATGAACCCACT belongs to Gloeocapsa sp. PCC 73106 and includes:
- the hpnH gene encoding adenosyl-hopene transferase HpnH — encoded protein: MAVQWEQALAVGSYIIKQRLQGRKRYPLVLMLEPLFRCNLACSGCGKIQHPAHILKQHLTPEQCFTAVEECGAPVVSIPGGEPLLHPQMDEIVKGLVARKKFVYLCTNGLLLERSLAKFEPSPYLTFSVHLDGLQQWHDQCVDRQGVFDIAVKAIRAAKAKGFRVTTNTTVFSGVDPQQMQEFFDFLQSLGTDGIMISPGYSYEWAPDQEHFLNREQTKALFREILKPWKNGQKKWNFNHNPLFLDFLLGEREYECTPWGSPSYSVLGWQKPCYLLNEGHYASFKELLEQTNWGNYGQTSGNPKCADCMVHCGYEPTAAVDAIQPANMGRALTSLFS